The DNA sequence tgtAAATAAGTCTGTTAATGATTATGACTAGAAACTCAAAAGACTTCCAAAAGTGAAGTCATAATTGTTATTGTATgtcttcaggttatttctgatttatggtgacccttgaTGCCcttaactgctatcaagttgacttcgacatatggcaaccctatgaatgagagacctccaagtcaccctatttaGCATCAATagcccttctcaggtcttgcagactcagggcagtggcttccttgactaagtctatccacctgtaatgcattcttccacttttcctactgccttctaacttaccaagcattattttcttttctggtgagtcatgtcgtctcatgatatggccaaaatatgacagcctaagatgaacctatcgggggtttccttggcaagatttattcattggGAGTTTACTTTTGCattcctcaaaggctgagagagtgtgagttgttcaaggttacccagtaggttttcacGGCTAAACcatagtctccagaatcatagtcaagACTCAGACCGAAATTAAAATACTCATTCAAATTCTTATGCGCAGCTTatgtccagttttttttaaaaaagaaaacctttaagCTTCTGCCCTTTTCCTCCATTCCAGAAATCATACTATATTATTTGGTCATTGTATCGAGAACTGTCAGGCTAGCAAATTGAGTGTCTGCAGTTCCTATTTATGTTATGCAATAATGTATAAGAGGGGTAGTAAAAGCAGCCTCTTAGCATCTATATAGTACTTCTGAATAAAAAATTGCTTCACATATGTAATATTTTTGTAAGTcagctgtttgtcagtggaataGAGTGCCTTGGAAGGCGCTTTGATTCTTCTTCATTGGATGTTTGTAAACAGAGCTTAGATGTTCGCTTCTCAAAGGTGTTTTACCACTGGCAgagggttggagtagatggctCTTGGGATTGCTTCTtaccctatgattctattaatcaTGTCTTCCATATGTTGTTTGATGACAACTCTCAGCATTTCATACCATTGCTTGTGCTGGCTAAggttgctgggacttgcagtccaacaacatctggacggTCACATGTTCTCCTCACCCAGCTGCAATGTTTATAAGACCCGTTGCTATTAGTTTTGCAGAAATAGGGCTGAGGTTCAGTGGTTTGCCTAATGGACCATCATGGTCACCAGCTCTGATACAATTAGACAGAATGAGGCAGCTTTCTTGGAGAGTAGGTTTTGGGTGGACAACAAGTACTTAAATTTCTCATTGTTGTATGCCTCTTGAGAAAGGCGTttagttattcatttatttatagtatttacatACCCTGCACTTCACCCAGAaaagctctcagagtggcttagaAATTGTTATTCAgagagttccctgccctcaggattacaatgtaacaataaaaaaaaatacaaattaaaactcTGGACCAAaacaaagggaaggaggagaatggAGAGAAGCATTTGTTGGGTTTTGTGCCATCTCTGACAAAGTAACTTGGCTAGCTTTGGATACTGTGCACCTTGACTTGGGTGGTTTCACGGTCTCATCTGCAGTTCTGCTTCAAGCAGCAAAGTTTCTTGAGCTGGCCCTGTGATGGGTCTGCAGGAAATGTGAGATTCCGTGATGTCCTGATTTATGGCTCAGTTTCAGCCAGTGATTAGATGTTCAcctctcaggaatgctttagcgGAGGTTTCCTGTACTTGCAGGGGCTTTGACTAGGTGGCTCTTGCTaccccttccaaatctatgattttgtAAAGCATCTCAAGCATTAATGGGCATTGAAGAGAAAGCAACATCATAGAAGCCTACCTTGAGATAAGGCATCTCCAACTGAAGGCTGTATTTTTGTCTCATTCAGGAATCATTCAGCGCTGCACAGCTGTGAAGTATCACTACACCTCATCTTCTCTGCCACACAATTTGCCAGTGAATATTACCAACACTATTCGCCAGGATGAATGGCATGCCCTTCGTAAGTATCCCAAGCAATTGCTTAATGTTCTAATATTTATGTTTACTCAGAATCAACCAAAGATTCAGAAGAATCACACATGCCTCCTGGTAGCAGTAAAAAGCTATTTTTTGGTtagtaactcccagaatccctttgcTTGCATGGCCTGTGTAACTATTTCAAGCTCTGGAATGCAGGTTAAAGAAATTGTCTGCTTGAATTACCctcccttttaaaaagaagaaagaaaatgcatgaaAGGTAGCACACAAGAAGTTTATCCTTCTTCCCAATGTATTAACTTTCTGTGTACGACATCTTGATGGACAGGAGTGATTAAACCTCTGGGTACACCTGAGAATACAATAATATGTCTGTAGTTCTATCTACCTATCTAAGCACATTCTGATCTCTTAATGAGAAGAAGTTGAGTTCAGCCAAGGCATTTTGGCACTAGAACAATGTTCTGAGTACTGCTATAACCAAGGAACTGAATATAAATTATTCTACGATCGTTGAAAACTGCAGGATTGTCAAACTGGAAGGGGTAGAATAAACCTGAAGAAAGGAGATAATTATATTAAAGGATCACTTTGAAATTATTGACCATCCTAAAGTCAGATGTTAATATTCATGCTCTTCCCTTCCCCACTAGTCCATGTCATCCAAAACATGGTTAAGATATTCTTGGACTGGTTGTAAGGTACAAGATTTATCCTGACCTCTGAGCTACCCTGACATTTCATAAATCTGTGGTGGTAAATACATATCTGTGTGGTTTTCTTCAGGGCTTTCTGATTTTTTTGTGCTTGAAATAGGTATCCCCTTGCTCAGTACTGTAATTTAATAGCTGACTTCCCGGAGAATATGCCTTCCTGGTTGTTTTGTACCTCATTCCTTTTCTCTACTCCTGACAGTAACTGCCTAGTAATTAACCTGAAACATTTAGGATCTTCctgttttctccccatttttaCTCTATGTTAAACTTCCCAAACCCCTTTCAAGACTTCTCAGAAACATATTGCCAAAAAGCCACCCAGCCAGCATCTATGCTAGTGTGTCATGCTTCTGAACACAAGCCAAGCTGATGACTTGGATCTTGGCTCCTTGTGCCATATTCAAGAGTCATGAGTGATgattgggggtgggatggggtggatATTGGGGTgcagcatatatatatgtgtgagtgtacacccacacacatatatccaaCATGACAGATTTCCATGAGGAGACCCAGTTTTCCAAAGAGTTTTGTTATTTTCAGCAATTGACAAAGGCACAATATTTTTATGGAATGTTATAGCTTTGCCTTCTGAAATGCTTCCCCAGTTTAGCACTCCCAGTTGTGTTGTACTGCAACCCCAGTCACAGAAATaatggggattgtagtccaacattttcTGAGGGCCCCCAGTTAGGGAAGTGTGCTTCAAAGATTTCACACATAAGGAGTACTTCGATTCAGCATAGATTTGTGCAATGCAAGATTCTGTCTCTTTATTTAATGTAGAGCTCCTctattcctctttctctctctctcttcctcgggtccatcttctttcttcactgaaCCAACACCTCTCTCCAGATCTGCGGAGAATGACAGCTGGCTTCATTGGTATGGCAGTTtccatcatcctgtttggatggatTATTGGCATGCTGGGCTGTTGTAAACAGCATGAGCTCATGCAATATGTAGCTGGGCTACTCTTCCTTATGGGAGGTGAGAGTTCTTTTTTGCTTAAGTCCAAGAGCCAGTTAGTTGGTTTGGTGCATGTATGCAATGAATCAAAGCCTGGGCAGTGGAACTGGGTTCCCATCACAAGAAGTCATGAAACAGGCAATACTATAGTTTCAGTTAATTAGAGTTTAATGCACTTGGCAAaactttgaaatgaaatgaaaagaggcTGTGTCAGATAATGCTGTTCACTACACTCTGCATACCTGGTGCTGTGCTGGTAGTTGCCCAGATCAGTACTGTTTATAGGAGTACAGTGTAAAGCATATTGTTCCATTGTTAGATGCAGCCCTTTTCCAGTCTCCCTTAGCATGGTgtcatccagatgtttgggactaaaactcccatcatcctctagccagcatggccatgttggctgggctGATGGAAAATGTAGTTTAGCACATCTGCAGGGCATTAGGATGGAGAAGGCTTTTTGAAAGGAAAAGAAGTTGATGGGGAAGGAAAAATAGAGGCAAGCATGCAAAACCAGTGCTTCTTCCTGTTGAGATCAAAGAGACAGAAGAAATATGAAAGCCTTGGTGAGCAGCATGCAGAGGATGGGATGGGGGAAAAGCTAACAGATTGAATATGAGCTTCAGTAAGAGTCAACTGTAATGGGTAAAaccttggtttttctttttctttcttctctactgttttttttttaaagacacctTGCCCTTTGCAGGGAAATTGAGAGATGTTACTGTTGTACGTGAAGACTGACTCTCTTTTTGTCTCCCTCACTTCCTCAGGTACCTGctgcatcatttccctttgcacCTGTGTGGCCGGGATAAACTTTGAGCTGTCTCGTTACCCCCGCTACGTCTATGGGTTGCCAGAAGACATCAGTCATGGCTATGGCTGGTCCATGTTCTGTGCCTGGGGGGGCCTGGGACTGACCCTTCTGGCAGGATTCTTATGCACACTGGCTCCCTCGCTGAATAGCCCCCGGACTGTTGTACAGAAACCCAGACAGGAAAATGGTGCCGTGTGATGAGAAAACCGCAAAAAGGACTCTCCAGCAAGCACAGTACAGCAGTAGGTTCCCACCAATGTGGTGTGACCACCTGAGATTCATGAAACAATGGTGGTCCCTGTTGTGGAACAAATTGAGAGGTTCAGTTGCTTTGTCGGTGTCTTGGTTCTTCAGCCTGCCTGTCTCTGATAACAAACTGATCAGGTTCATTTTTATTCCTGGTTTGCCTAATGGGAAGTTTTCTGTTAAATAGGGTGTGTTGCTGTAGGATCTGTGTACCATTTAAGCTGAACCAGATTTCTGCTAGGGGAAGCCACTGTGAATTCTGTTTGGTGTCCAGTGACTCAAAGGAGCTCCATTTCCAGGAACTCTTTAAGGACAAGTCAGAGGCCAAAGGGAGACCCACCTAGTCTCAGTATTGAAACTCCTTTGCAGCAGAGACCTGTATTTGCATTCCAGCAGCATTTGAAATCAGCTTAAGAGGGGGCTTTAGTCAGAAAGGGAGGTTAGAAAGTTCTTCCTCTGGACCACTCAGTATCTGAACCTTGTCACTTCTGGAAGCCAAATATGCATAGCAGCTCATAAAGTAATTTGCAAGATTAGTGCATAGGATACAAGGGGAAGTGGATTTTAATTAGACAACAGATGCCTACAAGGATTTTCCACAAGGGGGCATACCTGAGTTAGATACAGGAATAAGGGTTTGAATTTAATTGGGTTACTTACTTGTGACATTCCCGTTAGATAAAAACACATATTAATTTAATAGGATAAAACCAGTTTCTCACTGGGGCCAGAATGATATCAAGGATGCCTTCCTCAAGTACTGTCTTAccaactttttttaaaggcaaattgTGATTTATAATTCCATTTCAAATCCTTCCAGGCTGATTGTAGAAGAAACTACTTTTGACAGATGAGCACAGAAACAAACTCGCCCCCTTGATGGCAACCTTTCGTGACTGAAAAGGAAGCACTCTTGATTAAAGGGGCTTGCTGTATGCAGGTGAATAAGAGCTGAACCTAAACTCAGGAACATCAACAATGGTGCTGAGGGGAAGCACTGGTCTTTCCTCATTGTACTCCTTTCCTGTCTCCCCAAAAGACTGCACAGAAGCCTTGGTTAGAGGGGCTGTTTACATTGTATTTTTAAGTGGCATGTAATTAATTAATCTGTGCTAAAGTCAATGTATTCATGGAAAGTGTGATTTTTAAATGGAAGTTGTATGTTTCAAGAGATATTAAATTAAAAGGCTTGGATACAGTGAATGGATAGGCACTTCCACCTTTTGGGACCCCTGTAGAGAAGATCTTGCCTACTTTATCCCTTTATTAAAGACAAGAAACCCCACCAGAGGAGTAGTTATGAAATTTCATTTATAGAGCCTTTCTCTCAACAGACAGTAATTGGTCTGCTCATCTTCCTCCAACAAAGCTTAATGTGAACACAGAGCAAGTTCCAGCTAAAGGAAAAAACCTACTAGCTACAGGGATGAAACAGGCTAATTGGTGCAACAGTACATACAGCAGTGAGCTTAACAGACTTGGCTTTAGTTCAAATGCCGAACAGGGGactttaaaatatacacaggCAAGGAACTGCAGCAGCATAATAACAGCAAATGACTACCTCTCAAAGTTTATCAAGAATTCAATCACACAAGCAGAATACAGTTAATTTGAGGTATTGGTGTCActttgaggtttgtttgttttttattttattttttttgctgtcATTTTAGTttcacccccccctcccaaattccaAATATTGCCTCATAAATGAACCAACtcagaattattttttcttcctcagGTTACAGCAACACAACTTCCTTCATCAAAACAGAtgctttatttttccccattacaTAAAAGAAAATTAGACAGTTCAGTTCCAACTGTTTTGATCCTGCTTTCTCAGTCAAGGCCTTAGTAAACAATTTTAGGTGAAAGATTCAGGCATAATATTGTAGGTTGGCTTTCTTCTTGGCCTGCACTTCCAAGATTCCTTCCATGTAATCTTCATGGGTAAGTTCAGTAGCTCCATGCCGCAGTGCAATCATTCCCTGTCCCAGTAAAATGTACAGTTCAGGGAACAAATACAAATAGCCAGACACAGTAAAGTGCCACACTCAGATGAAATCCTTCTCCCTATAATCTCTGCTCAGCGCCAGCTTTTGAAACAGGAATAAAACTAGACAAGGAAGGAGTTTGGGAAAACATACTTACCGCTTCAACACACACAGCTTTGCACTGTGCACCATTGAAGTCATCTGTACAACGAGCCAGCTCTTCATAATTTACATCAGGACTGCAGagaaagaaattacatttttagGAGGAAATGGCCACTGCAAATTTCAGGACAATACAGTACTTAAAACTCCAAAGCTAGGGCCATGTGTacttaataacaaaaaataattgaACTTTTTGCCAGAATTTAAGCCACATTTTTGAGCCTGTATAAACCATGCATATCTGTTTTATTTAATAACGTATAACTTATTATGGTTTGCTGCTTAACAGGAAGTGTAATGTACCTGACATTCATCTTGCGTGAATGGATCTGCATAATCCTAGCTCTGGCCTCCTCGTTGGGCATTGGGAATTCAATCTTACGGTCCAGCCGTCCTGAACGGAGTAGAGCAGGATCTAGAATATCCACGCGGTTGGTGGCAGCAATCACCTGGATAAAGCAGATCACTTTTTAATGGGTCAGAGTGCAAATTCTACTCAGATACAATAGAAACCATTAGGACTTTCCTCAGTAATCTGCTCGCAATATGACTTCTCATATTTGTAACCAAGGGTAAACTTACTTTCACTTGTGTGTTGGGTTGGAATCCATCAAGCTGGTTCAGCAATTCCAGCATGGTCCTCTGTACTTCACGATCACCAGCCTTTTCACTATCAAATCTAAAAGAAAATAAGGTAGAAAATCAAACTTGCTTTCAGAATCTATCTCTTACAGAAAACCTCATTTTGCCCCTTGACATAAATATAGTCAATGAATAGGTCTAATACAAAATATGATTTTGTCATGTTTTGTGGTACTATAATAAAAGACACAAATTCCTTCATCATAGTCTGGTTGCACATATCCATAACAACATATTGAAGCATGAACATACTGTTAGTTTATTTGTCACAATTAATGTACCAACTCAGGTGGTGAATGGGTCTACAGGACTGATGTGGGAAATGAGATACTGCAAACCCATATGACCAATCTTTCACACTAAGTGCACCAATATGGAGGTAGCTTATGGGGGCATGGTTTTTCAGTAGCTACCATGTGCTACTGGTCCATACAAGGCTGCTAAAATACGGTCATGAAGTTGAACTACATGTTTAATATGGAGTTTGGCAACTGGCACAGAAGTGGGGAGGAGATAATGTCAGTCATGTTCATCTTCCTCCACCGCAGTTGACAGAATGGTACAAAACCCTCAAGTAAGGCTGAGTCACTGCTGTAGAAGAGAGTGCACACATATGCCATTGCTGTATTTCTGGCCCTATCTGGAAAAGGGCAGAGGTGGAAAATAGTGAACTGCTGCTTCAATCAGAATTGCACTGGCACAGTATTTCTAGATGGCAAGGTCTATTACTGTCTTTGTTTGTCATTGACATAACCCTGAAGAAAACCACCATTACTTCCATTTTACAGGTGGGAAACTGGCTGAAGTAGTGTCCTTTGCCGGTGCCTCCACCGATGAGGTCAGATTTAAGCTCAGACTGCCACCCCCACCCCTGCCTACAATACTGCATGGCTCAAATTTGACATGGGCAATTTTCAAAGACTGAGTGGCAGTGCTACAGAGATATTAATTGCTGAAGGAACATTAAGGGGCCTCTCAAAGAAGTGTGTGAAATTATTTGGGTCTCATTATAATCTGAATGGAGAGATCTAAAATTTCAGATTTCACCTAAAAACTACTTTTGACTCACACAGAGAACTATATTTTTATTATCAGATACATTTATTGGAAGGATAGATTTTTAGTGCAGTAGGGGCCTGCAGGTTGCATGTTGCCCGCCACTGTGAAAATCGCATTTCAGCTGATTCCCAGAACTGGAAATGATCTGATGTCATTTCAAGTTGTGCCAGAAGCAACCATGAGGGTCTtgggagagggggggaaacaCCTCTTTCCCCCCTTCAAGCTTGTCCACCCAGTTTATAAGCTGATTATATAATCTacacctttattttatttatttattgcacttatataccgcctttctcccaaaattgctTCCATGTTGGCACCCATTTGCAGTACTCAGGATACCTTGCAACACAAACAAATCAAACTGGATAGAAATTTTGCAAGATAATGAACAAtgaaatcaattttaaaagagCAGAAACTGCTAGAAAGCAACTTAAAAAGGCACAGTGTACTAATATTTCTGTACTCCAACAGGTCAAACTAAAAACAACATCTTTCCCAGTGGTAGTAGTAGAAGGGCTAAACAGACACAAAAGTCTCTTCCCACATCCCAATTAGTAATGTCACAGTCTGTTAAGGCACAAAGAGCCTCCTCAGCAGATCTTAAGGAGCTGGAAGGATGGTATGGGAAACCTTTAGGATTTAAGCCATTTAAGACTATAAAATGTTTTCACCAGCaatttgaattgtgtctggaatgGACTAGAAGCCAGTATAGCCATTATAAAATATGCATCACATGCTCACAAGGACAATCATCCACCAACAAACCAATATTTTCAGAGATTtttcaaaggcaaaaaaaaaaaaaaatgtagagtGCAGTGAGGTATCTATTTATTCTAGAATACCATACCACTCTGAATACATCAGTATTGTATGATTTTAGTAAATAAGCTTGGATGAGCCTGGTTAATACCTGGATAGAAGACTACCAGATATTGATCAGGGATGTCCTGGCCAGCCAAAGTCAGACTCttgcctgaaatcctggagagaaCTGCCAGTCAGATCTGACAGCATTGAACTAGATGGACCAGTGATCTGACTCAGTAAGGCAGCTTCCTTTGTTCCTATGGTATGTGTCACCATGGCTACAGTAGATATTCCTGTAAAAGCATGATTTTACACAACAGCCAAACAAAAGCAGAGGTATTCCTGGCCATGGACAACATAAACAGCCATGAGCAAGGCTGGAATCAGGAGAACTCTGCAGATGCAAGTTTGATGCTTCAATGGGAAAGCTACCCTATTAATATAAGCTGAAGCCCAATTAACTAGGCCCTTTTATCACCAGCAACACCTCTGGGCTGCCTGAATTAAACTTCAATTGGATTATGCCTTTCAGGGATGATCCTAATTTTACTGTATAAACTGAAACTCATTTCTTTTCTCAACATATACAAAATTACCAtgtatggttttaaaaataagcaCCCATTATTGGTGATAGGAGGTATGCTGCATATTGAAGTATTAACCATGAACTCATTCTCTGATTCTATTCTCTAATTCATCTCCACTCAAAAGAAATATACAAGTAGGCTAGTGCAAGATGTGCAAAAGTGCCACCCCTCAAACTACTATAGAAAAAAAANNNNNNNNNNNNNNNNNNNNNNNNNNNNNNNNNNNNNNNNNNNNNNNNNNNNNNNNNNNNNNNNNNNNNNNNNNNNNNNNNNNNNNNNNNNNNNNNNNNNNNNNNNNNNNNNNNNNNNNNNNN is a window from the Sceloporus undulatus isolate JIND9_A2432 ecotype Alabama chromosome 1, SceUnd_v1.1, whole genome shotgun sequence genome containing:
- the LOC121923529 gene encoding transmembrane protein 178B-like isoform X1 — translated: MAAAAAQALSCAGLVLAAAALALLAVAMGTDSWYETDARRHRERCRGFGLKRHATASAAAAGSDPPGSMSAPVPHLPLRARPPRALLAGREAEEEEEEEEEEEEGERAGGQQGAPPQPQPPAAPASLVLDSHCGRRFNSTASGLWRRCHRHGFEPDSEELIQKGIIQRCTAVKYHYTSSSLPHNLPVNITNTIRQDEWHALHLRRMTAGFIGMAVSIILFGWIIGMLGCCKQHELMQYVAGLLFLMGGTCCIISLCTCVAGINFELSRYPRYVYGLPEDISHGYGWSMFCAWGGLGLTLLAGFLCTLAPSLNSPRTVVQKPRQENGAV
- the PSMC3 gene encoding 26S proteasome regulatory subunit 6A yields the protein MASVWDEAEDGIGEEVLKMSTEEIVQRTRLLDSEIKIMKSEVLRVTHELQAMKDKIKENSEKIKVNKTLPYLVSNVIELLDVDPNDQEEDGANIDLDSQRKGKCAVIKTSTRQTYFLPVIGLVDAEKLKPGDLVLFSFRFDSEKAGDREVQRTMLELLNQLDGFQPNTQVKVIAATNRVDILDPALLRSGRLDRKIEFPMPNEEARARIMQIHSRKMNVSPDVNYEELARCTDDFNGAQCKAVCVEAGMIALRHGATELTHEDYMEGILEVQAKKKANLQYYA